The genomic segment AAGGCATTAAAATGGATTTGCAATATCAAGATCATTTTCAGTGACAGCTGAAACTCTTCCTGCAGCTCATCCTTTACTGTTGAGCTCTTTTTGACTTCATTGTGGCTTAAAACAGGTTCCAGGTTCAGTTTAACAAACAGTCATGATTTGTATAGTTAAAAGCTGTTCTTGTGTTTGATGGTGTGTATCATTTTTCTGTACCATCTCAATTTCCATCCCAGGCACGGATGTGGACACTGTGTATCGGCAGCTCTCTGGTGTTTGGCCCCATTCTTGGGAAAACATGGCGGCTTTACAGAGTGTTCACTCAGCGTGTGCCCGACAAGAGAGTGGTGAGctgtaatatacagtatgtttgtgCATGAACAGGCTATGAATCATTGCTTGATATCACTGGCTTCACCATAGTACTTTGTTCGCTTGTGTTTCAGATTATTAGAGACATCCAGCTGATGGGTTTGGTTGCTCTGTTGGTCTTAGTGGATGTTGTTGTTCTAGCAGCATGGGGTCTGACGGATCCGATCAAGTGCTCTCGCTCTATCAGTGCTATGGTGAAGGTACACCCACTTTCTATATATTCACAACCATTATTTCAATATAGGGGGATATAAAGAGCCATTAAACGGATGACTGATGCAAGCTCAAATCATTTATGGCATGTAAAGTATTTTGTGTCGTTTCTTTTTTTGTCAGGTTGTAGAGCGGGATGCGTCCTACTCTCTGTCCCAGTTGGACTCCTGTTCTTCTCTCTACTCTGACCTGTGGGTAATCCTGCTCTCTGTGCTTAAGGTAAAATTCAGCTTGGCCTTCataggaatgaattacattacaGTTTATATGCTCACACTAACTCTCTTTGCTCTTTTGCAGGGCAGCCTCCTCCTGTACGGCACATATCTTGCCGGCCTGACAAGCAATGTGAGCTTACCTCCAGTAAACCAGTCTATGACCATCATAGGTGCTGTCTGCCTGGTCACCATGTCGAGTGCTGTGGCCATACCCGTCTCTCTTTACCTGTACACCTGGCCCAATGTGGTCTACAGTGTAGTGTCTGGAGCCATCTTCATCTGCACAATGGCCATTAACTGTCTACTGTTTGTCCCTCAAGTACGTCCCAGTAAATTCGCTGCCAATGTCTTGTGATTTGCAGTCAAACTCTGAGTCAATCTTTGTTTTTGGAGTTTCAAACTTAATCAAGAGGCTTATGTTGAGGCACAACCGATCGATCTACAACAGGAGAGGCAGAAGCAAGTGATGAGTCAGCATGAAACATCAAATGTGTTTACACAATGTGTCCTGTAGGTTTGGAGAGGACACTGCCAATGTCAGCTCTTTATGACTGTGGATTTTGGGTAATATTACACCAGTTCATTGTGGATCAATCAGAACCAAAGAGCTTGTGTGTGATTAGGATAAAAATGCTGGCAAAAGGGGGAAACATTTGCTTAATGAGACCTGATAATGCCTTCCCGCCCATTTCCCCCCATTAGAAACACTCgataatgtatataatttaatactCTTGCTGTACCATcatctttatcattattattcttCCCTCTAGCTGACCCAGTGGAGACAGTTTGAAGAGGAGACAAATTCTCACCCCAGTCAAATGGCCAAATACTTCAGTAGTCCCAGCAAGACCACACACTCCATGTACAGCGAGGATGAGATCTACTATCTACTTGGAGAAAACGACTCCATGAAAAGGCTCATCAATGAGGTAACGATAATTATTACATCTTCATTATTCAAAGcaaagcttttcacttcacttttGTTCTGTTTAGCAATTATAGCCTACACACCACAAAACCTAGAGGGACATGTGCTACCTGAAACCCAAAGTAAACTTTGCTTATCCACATCCTGTGCCATCTCAGATGTACGCATGATGTAATTTTCGTCTTCAAAatttagttcacttccagaataaaaatttcctgatcatttactcacccccgtgtcatccaagatgttcatgtctgtctttctttagTCGAAAAGAAAtcaaggtttttgaggaaaaccttccaggatttttctccatacagtggacttcaatgggagCCAAAGGGTttaaggtccaaattgcagtttcattgcagcttcaaagggctctatgTGATCCCAGCTGAGAAATAAACGGCTTATTTAGTGAAATGATCGGtcaatttctaaaaaattaaattaaataaaaaataaacttttgatccacaaatgctcatcttgCACTAGCTTTGCGATGCGCATCCACAACTTCACGCATTACATAgttgagcatttgtggttaaaagtatatcttttttttttttttacaaaatgactGATCATTTCACTAGATAAGAACCTTATTCCTCAGCTGGGATCGTgcagagccctttgaagcttcactaaaactgcaatttgaACCTTCAAcctgttggtccccattgaagtccactatatggagaaaaatccagGAATGTTTTCCTCATAAACCTTAATGTTTTCTACTGAAGAAAGAGAGATATGAACATATTGAAAACATGGGGGTgagaaatttttattctggaagcaAACTAATCCTTATGTATTTTGAATACAAAATATTGTGTGTATTAATATGCCACAGAATTGCTAGATGGTTACTATGGTGTTCCTTGTTGGTTGCTAATGTGTTCTGAATGGTTTCTAGCTGGACTATTTGAAAGGTAGGTGggaagagacagagagatggatagatatatagatagatagatagatagatagatagatagattttcaAGGGAAATCTATGGGATTTTAGTTAACTGGCTGCTGCAAAACCATTAGTCGATTAGACACAGGCATACAGCACATGGAGTCAGACTCAGAAGAGGCTGAAGGACTTTGATTGTGGTGGATGTAGCTTAAAAGCTATAGTAGGACTTGAATTTAGAGATTTAGGTCTTGGTTTAAAGGATTTTTTCAAGCCAACATGAAATCTCTGAGTTCATTTGATTACACTGCTCTGAGTAAAGCGATGGAACTAGTTTTGTCCACACTGCGATTATTGGTTTGTGTGAGCGAGTGATGATGAATTCCAGCGTTGGGTGTGGACAGCAGTGTGTTTTGCGTCACTACCCCACGAGTGAGGCTGGATCCTTTGTTTTACATTTCCTCAAGGCACTGCTTTGTGATCTCATATCCTGTAAAATTGGCACCTAAACCATACACCTACTTAGTCGTTCTAGATAATGACCGTGATTAGGGCAATCagattttaaaccatttttccCATGTGTCCTCCATATTTGCAGAAGAATGCCGTTATTGATAGCCTACAGGAACAAGTGAACAATGCCAAGGACAAGCTGCTCAAACTGATGACTGCTAGCCACCCCTTGGACGAAAGAGAAATGGACTCCTCCAACACGAACCTCAACTCCATCTCCACCCAAACCACAGTGGTATCTCCTGATTCTCCAGCGCTAAGGAAATACTCAGAAGTTGCTCCCACCAGAGTTCTCTCTCCACCTCCGTATGTACCTCCTCCACCGCTTCATGCTCACACTACCTCACAGCAAACATCCCCTGAAGGTCCAGTAGCTACAGAAGTTCCTCTGTCTTCACCATCACACCTGAGGTATTCACCTCCTCAAGATAACTCTTCCAATGAGGTCTCTCAGGTTGTGAGTCTGAATGAAAGCATAGAAGATGCAGTTCCAACCATGAACAATCTCAGAAACTCAGGTCTTGGAAAAGAGATTTCGGAGAAGCCACTAGAtgtgccttcagatcaggaaaATACAGCCCAGGGTTCCTCTCTACTAGGTCCCGCTCGATGTAGTTCACCTCAGGTTGAGTCTCCAGTGCCATCGGCCTCTGTTGAGCTTCCCGCTATGTCACCAACAGGACGACTGGGTTTTGTAACCAATGAGCAGCTGGTGGAGATCTTGCAGGATCTGAGCGTGGATGCCGTAAGCAGCTTCGTCAAATCACCCGACCATGTGCGAAGCCCGTCCCTCAATCCGGATGAACTGAGCTCAGCTCTTTCTCCTCGATCTCCTCTACAGTTCTTCTTCCCCACCATCTCACCCTATCTCATGCGTAAACGCAGACCTCCTTTTTACTCCTCAAGAGGTGGACCTCCCCCTTACTATTTTCCAGGCTCGGATCCTCCAGGACGCAGGAGGGAATCAGTACTAATGGACCATGAAAAGTTGAGGGACGATGGCTCTCAAAGACCTGACTTGTGGCATGAGGGAAGGAGGAGGAGAAGGGATGAGAAGGCACAGGCTCGATGTGGCTCGGGACAGGAGAGTTGGGAATGTTCTTCTCACAAATGCTCCATTACGCCTTTCACGGGACAGGTTCCTCAGCCTGCCTCTGCTGGACTGATAGAGGGGGTGAAACACTCAGAGGAGCCGTATGATTACTCAGACTCAGACTCCAGCAGCTCGGAGGACTATTACTACCAGCGGCCCTACTGCGGGGCCTGTCATCACCCCTACGACTCCACAGACAGCCTCACCTCAGGGACCTCTGACAGCGAGGATGAGGACTTTTACCACTCAGCACATCCTGTTGTGAACTTTAAAGTGGATGTTAAACCAACCTTTGTCTGAACAGACTGCACATCCACTAGTTGTATTTGACATGatgctctttttgttttgtttggaccTAATTAAATTATTCAGATATAGACTATCTGtaaggttttttatttatttatttttatttttttgaaagaagtctcttatgctcagcaGGGCTGgattcatttgaaaaatattttaaaacttatttatcAGAAATTCAGTTAAAACCGTAATACtgtaatcagcatattagaatgatttctgaaggatcatgtgacactgaagactggagtaatgggttctgataattcagctttgccaacacaattttaaaatagaaaagttataaaaaaataaaaaaaacattaataataaaatgtaactattccaaacttttgacccgTATTGTACAtaaaaaatgcacttaaatACACCTCTTCTTtgtaaaacttacatttaataaaatttaattagatATTTTTGGTGGTgtctaaagtaaaaaaatatccaATAGTATAATAAAGTTCTCATTAATGGCTAAATTCTTTTAGAAGAATTTAAGTggtataatttattatttcttaactaaatcataaaaatagGAAAGGATATGACAGAGACAACTCTGTCAAAgtcagtatttattattattatttttttacatttttatttcaggtttttAGATGTCAAATTGAATCAGGAataatatgtgtatttttttttttttttttttttttttaatcaaaaaatatgtttgaaaattGTGCTGATGTACACATTTCATTTACTTGATCACAATTTTTAGTCATAAAATTTATATCATGTAAAGGAAAAACCTAAATTGAACATAATGTACTAGGTCATAAAGAAGTAGTTTGGTGGTCTTGCTTACCACTTCTCTGATTAACATAACTAATGAAAATGAGCCATTTGAGTGAGTGGAGAGGAAAAGTGAGCCAATACCAAGACCATATTTGGTCTTTCCTGTGTCTGTTAAAAAAGGTATTTGTTTACACTTATTTCTTCAAGAAAGCTATTATTATACAGTTTCAGGAATATCCATacactttttaaacattttaaaaatataattcaaagtCATAAGTTGACTGATTTTTACAATcctacattaatttatttagaaacactGTGCAGCTTAAAAGAGAGATTAGATGAGGAGGAAATATTCCAATCCAAATActgtcaaaatataaataatcaaaataaaaacaatcagcTGTGAAGTTAGCTTTTATTGTGTTCTGTATTGCATTTGAATCCTTATTACGTTCCTTGATCATTTAAATGGCTCTTGCAGTCCTGTTATTCAATAGGCTATCCTAGAAATATTTCCAAATTATAAATCTTTCTCTTGCAAtattaaaatgctttattttgtgCTACATACAACTTTACAGAGCCGCTGCTTTGGTTTAGTCAGtctgtttataatatttatttttggctagtctttgtgtgtatgtgtgtgcatttttataCACggtaatgttttatgtttaccAAGGCTGTTATATATGTGTTTATCTccttatttatcttatttaaacTCAAAGGAGGAAATGTGACTGAAGAACTTGAGCTGC from the Onychostoma macrolepis isolate SWU-2019 chromosome 09, ASM1243209v1, whole genome shotgun sequence genome contains:
- the gpr156 gene encoding probable G-protein coupled receptor 156, which translates into the protein MEAGLNCSSHCESGVCFIYPGVNIQQGWDVLQRLCALAARGVDVQSRSLSPALRAVVWTLLSFGILLTLFFLIFTLRFKNNRIVKMSSPNLNVLTLCGSVLTYSSGFLFAVEERAPLSGAGSRAVLQARMWTLCIGSSLVFGPILGKTWRLYRVFTQRVPDKRVIIRDIQLMGLVALLVLVDVVVLAAWGLTDPIKCSRSISAMVKVVERDASYSLSQLDSCSSLYSDLWVILLSVLKGSLLLYGTYLAGLTSNVSLPPVNQSMTIIGAVCLVTMSSAVAIPVSLYLYTWPNVVYSVVSGAIFICTMAINCLLFVPQLTQWRQFEEETNSHPSQMAKYFSSPSKTTHSMYSEDEIYYLLGENDSMKRLINEKNAVIDSLQEQVNNAKDKLLKLMTASHPLDEREMDSSNTNLNSISTQTTVVSPDSPALRKYSEVAPTRVLSPPPYVPPPPLHAHTTSQQTSPEGPVATEVPLSSPSHLRYSPPQDNSSNEVSQVVSLNESIEDAVPTMNNLRNSGLGKEISEKPLDVPSDQENTAQGSSLLGPARCSSPQVESPVPSASVELPAMSPTGRLGFVTNEQLVEILQDLSVDAVSSFVKSPDHVRSPSLNPDELSSALSPRSPLQFFFPTISPYLMRKRRPPFYSSRGGPPPYYFPGSDPPGRRRESVLMDHEKLRDDGSQRPDLWHEGRRRRRDEKAQARCGSGQESWECSSHKCSITPFTGQVPQPASAGLIEGVKHSEEPYDYSDSDSSSSEDYYYQRPYCGACHHPYDSTDSLTSGTSDSEDEDFYHSAHPVVNFKVDVKPTFV